One Triticum dicoccoides isolate Atlit2015 ecotype Zavitan chromosome 4B, WEW_v2.0, whole genome shotgun sequence genomic window carries:
- the LOC119292140 gene encoding pyridoxine/pyridoxamine 5'-phosphate oxidase 2-like isoform X2 gives MAGGGAAASALSSPWRALLQRALDANAHLKHSTFFQLATVGGGGRPANRTVVFRGFQEHCDKIQINTDARSNKIGEIKEWPLGEICWYFTDSWEQLRISGIIDVIDGSSPDPAKLQQREKAWFASSVKSRLQYLGPSPGIPVANDDHVTDVHLDPSAGPVDTYCLLTLDPENVRLIT, from the exons ATGGCCGGCGGTggcgcggccgcgtcggcgctgtCGAGCCCGTGGAGGGCGCTGCTGCAGCGAGCGCTGGACGCCAACGCGCACCTCAAGCACTCCACCTTCTTCCAGCTC GccacggtgggcggcggcggcaggccggCGAATCGCACCGTCGTGTTCAG GGGCTTCCAAGAACACTGCGACAAGATTCAGATTAATACAGATGCGCGGAGCAACAAG ATTGGGGAGATCAAGGAATGGCCCCTCGGCGAG ATATGCTGGTATTTCACCGATTCATGGGAGCAATTACGAATCAGCGGTATCATAGATGTGATCGATGGTTCCAGTCCCGATCCCGCCAAGCTCCAG CAACGAGAGAAAGCTTGGTTCGCCAGTTCAGTAAAGTCAAGATTGCAATACTTAGGACCATCTCCAGGGATCCCCGTCGCAAATGATGACCACGTTACGGATGTTCATCTCGATCCATCAGCTGGTCCAGTTGATACCTATTGCCTTCTGACTCTTGATCCAGAAAATGTTAG GTTGATTACGTGA
- the LOC119292140 gene encoding pyridoxine/pyridoxamine 5'-phosphate oxidase 2-like isoform X1, whose product MAGGGAAASALSSPWRALLQRALDANAHLKHSTFFQLATVGGGGRPANRTVVFRGFQEHCDKIQINTDARSNKIGEIKEWPLGEICWYFTDSWEQLRISGIIDVIDGSSPDPAKLQQREKAWFASSVKSRLQYLGPSPGIPVANDDHVTDVHLDPSAGPVDTYCLLTLDPENVDYVNLKSNQRLMFTRTQEGDESSDWMARKVSP is encoded by the exons ATGGCCGGCGGTggcgcggccgcgtcggcgctgtCGAGCCCGTGGAGGGCGCTGCTGCAGCGAGCGCTGGACGCCAACGCGCACCTCAAGCACTCCACCTTCTTCCAGCTC GccacggtgggcggcggcggcaggccggCGAATCGCACCGTCGTGTTCAG GGGCTTCCAAGAACACTGCGACAAGATTCAGATTAATACAGATGCGCGGAGCAACAAG ATTGGGGAGATCAAGGAATGGCCCCTCGGCGAG ATATGCTGGTATTTCACCGATTCATGGGAGCAATTACGAATCAGCGGTATCATAGATGTGATCGATGGTTCCAGTCCCGATCCCGCCAAGCTCCAG CAACGAGAGAAAGCTTGGTTCGCCAGTTCAGTAAAGTCAAGATTGCAATACTTAGGACCATCTCCAGGGATCCCCGTCGCAAATGATGACCACGTTACGGATGTTCATCTCGATCCATCAGCTGGTCCAGTTGATACCTATTGCCTTCTGACTCTTGATCCAGAAAAT GTTGATTACGTGAACCTGAAAAGTAATCAGAGGTTGATGTTCACAAGAACCCAGGAAGGAGATGAGTCCAGTGATTGGATGGCCAGAAAAGTTAGCCCATAA